In Dama dama isolate Ldn47 chromosome X, ASM3311817v1, whole genome shotgun sequence, one genomic interval encodes:
- the LOC133053159 gene encoding melanoma-associated antigen 10-like, translating to MSELSKPEEDFQDPGEAQCPVNVQLLGAEAGVAASASASSLTVSSIATGESLPQEALKEMKANLIKFLLFKYLAKELTSQAEILKKVLRDNQEHFPVVFSQASQCLELVCGVEVKEVDPREHIYVMVPNLGLTCDVMLSGGQSMPKAGLLVLILSLIMRNGDRAPEEKVWGALSRLGVCVGSVHCVFGEPRTLLTHVWVQQGYLEYRQVPYSYPARYEFLWGPRAYAETSKREVMAFLLRVKERASRAFPPLSVEAAREEDEAA from the coding sequence ATGAGTGAGCTGAGCAAGCCCGAGGAAGACTTTCAGGACCCTGGCGAGGCCCAGTGCCCAGTGAATGTGCAGCTCTTGGGGGCTGAGGCAGGGGTGGCTGCATCTgcctcagcctcctccctcaCAGTGTCCTCCATAGCCACTGGGGAGTCCTTGCCCCAGGAGGCTCTGAAGGAGATGAAAGCTAACCTAATAAAGTTCCTGCTCTTCAAGTATCTAGCCAAGGAGCTGACCTCCCAGGCGGAAATACTGAAGAAGGTCCTCAGGGATAACCAGGAGCACTTCCCGGTGGTCTTCAGCCAAGCCTCACAGTGCCTGGAGCTGGTCTGTGGTGTGGAGGTGAAGGAGGTGGACCCCAGGGAGCACATCTACGTCATGGTCCCCAACCTGGGCCTCACCTGTGATGTGATGCTGAGCGGTGGGCAGAGCATGCCCAAGGCCGGCCTCCTGGTGCTGATCCTCAGCCTGATCATGAGGAATGGAGACCGCGCCCCTGAGGAGAAGGTCTGGGGAGCACTCAGCAGattgggtgtgtgtgttgggagtgtGCACTGTGTCTTTGGGGAGCCCAGGACACTTCTGACACACGTGTGGGTGCAGCAGGGGTACCTGGAGTACCGGCAGGTGCCTTACAGCTACCCTGCTcgctatgagttcctgtggggtccccgGGCCTATGCAGAGACCAGCAAGCGGGAGGTCATGGCATTTCTGCTCAGGGTCAAAGAAAGGGCTTCGAGGGCCTTCCCACCCCTGTCTGTAGAGGCTGCAAGGGAGGAGGATGAGGCTGCCTGA